In Phycisphaerales bacterium, the sequence CCCACCTCCGGATAGTTGATCACCGGAGTCGCAAAGCGACCGGCATGGCTCCCCACGTTGCTGATCGTGAACGTCGAGCCCATCAACTGATCGCGCGGGATCGAGCGATTTCGTGCCGACTCCGCGATCGCCCCGATCGACCGCGACAACTCCAGCACGCCAAGCCGGTCCGAATCTCGGATCACCGGCACCATCAGCCCGTTCTCCGTGTCCGTCGCGATCCCCAAGTGCACGCTGCGATGCTGCACGATGAACGCGTCGCTCGAGGAATCACCCGGCTTCTCCTCAACCGTCGCGTTGAGAGCGCGGAACTGGCTCTGCCCCAGCACGCGAGCCACGGCCGACGCGACGAACGGCAGGAACGAGACCTTCTCGCCGCTCGCCCCGGCGAGACGACGGCGAAGCCCGTCGAGGCCCGAGACGTCCGCCTCGTCCATCACCGTGAAGTGCACGGCCTGGTTGATGCTCTCGCGCAAACGATTCGCGATCGTGCGACGCACGCCACGGAACGGAATCCGTGTGATCTCGTCGGCCGATGGTCCGGCCGGGGCGCTCGAACGCGTGACCGTGTGCGTCGATGGGGGCGTGATGCTCGCCGGTCGAGACGGTGCGGGCGTTCGCGCCGGCGCGATTGGTGCTGCGACGGCACGCCCGTTTCCGGCATGGGCTGCATGCACCGATCCGCCAGATCCCCCCATCGCTGCCCGCACGTCCTTCTCCAGCACGCGCCCGCCGATCCCGCTCCCAGCGACCGAATCGATATCGACGCCGAGATCGCGCGCCAGCCGCCGCACCGCCGGCGTCGCCAGGGCCTTGCCGCCCGCGCTCATCCCCGCCAGTTCGCCGCTCATGCTCCCCACCACTGTCCCCGCGTCCTCACGAGCGGCCGGCTCGGGGACATGGTCCATCACATTCCGCGGCGCGATCGCGGGCTTCTGCTCCACCTGCCGCGACTCGGCGCCCTTGCTCGCTCCCCCGCCACCCTCGTACGTCACGAGCACGTTGCCGACTTTCAGGGTCTCGCCCTCGCTGCCGTGGAGTTCCTTGATCGTCCCCGCACGCGGGCTGGGGACCTCGACCAAAGCCTTGTCGGTCTCCATCTCCGCGAGGATGTCGTGCTCCGCGACCGTGTCGCCGGGCTTCACCCGCCACTTGATCAACTCGGCCTCATGGACCCCCTCGCCAAGGTCGGGCAGGATGAACTCGTTCACGTCCGCGGACTTGTGGTGCGCCATAGCCCAAGTGTAGAGCCACGACCCCTGAAAGTGGCACGGCCCACCAAGTGGCTGGTCTCTCCGAGGCGGGGTTTGGTCTGTCTCAAGAGTCCCGGAATCGGTCCGGCTCACCACTCACGCCAGCCACCGACCGCCATCCACCCGCACGATCTCGCCCGTGATATACCGCGCTTCAAGGGCCAGCCAACGCACAACCTCCGCCGCATCCTCCACCGTCCCCGCCCGGCCCAGCGGCACGCGCGACAGATACGCCTCCTGCATGGCCCGATCACTTTCCGCACCACGTTCAGGCCACGCCACCACACCGGGCGCGACGGCGTTCACTCGAACCTTCGGCGCCAGATCCCGCGCCAGGCTCCGCACCATCTCGACGAGTGCCGCCTTCGACATCGAGTATGCCGCGTGATCCCGCCGGGGCCGGCCCATCGCGTGGATGTCCGCCATCGCCACGACCGATCCGCCGCCCTCGAGTTTGGATCTGGAGAGCAGGCCCGCGAACGCCGCCGTCATCACGAGGGGCGAGATCGCGTTCACGCGCATCACACGCTCGGCGTCGCCCGCATCCATCGCTCCTACCGCCATCGGGCCATAGACCGACGCGTTGTGCACCAACACATCCAGCCCGCGCCCATGCTCC encodes:
- a CDS encoding SDR family oxidoreductase, translated to MSRGHALVTGGARRVGRAIALELARAGLDVTITFDRSASDAKATAEAISARGVRGESIAFTLDDPKRVHEACVDLAAQWEHGRGLDVLVHNASVYGPMAVGAMDAGDAERVMRVNAISPLVMTAAFAGLLSRSKLEGGGSVVAMADIHAMGRPRRDHAAYSMSKAALVEMVRSLARDLAPKVRVNAVAPGVVAWPERGAESDRAMQEAYLSRVPLGRAGTVEDAAEVVRWLALEARYITGEIVRVDGGRWLA
- a CDS encoding 2-oxo acid dehydrogenase subunit E2, with protein sequence MAHHKSADVNEFILPDLGEGVHEAELIKWRVKPGDTVAEHDILAEMETDKALVEVPSPRAGTIKELHGSEGETLKVGNVLVTYEGGGGASKGAESRQVEQKPAIAPRNVMDHVPEPAAREDAGTVVGSMSGELAGMSAGGKALATPAVRRLARDLGVDIDSVAGSGIGGRVLEKDVRAAMGGSGGSVHAAHAGNGRAVAAPIAPARTPAPSRPASITPPSTHTVTRSSAPAGPSADEITRIPFRGVRRTIANRLRESINQAVHFTVMDEADVSGLDGLRRRLAGASGEKVSFLPFVASAVARVLGQSQFRALNATVEEKPGDSSSDAFIVQHRSVHLGIATDTENGLMVPVIRDSDRLGVLELSRSIGAIAESARNRSIPRDQLMGSTFTISNVGSHAGRFATPVINYPEVGILAVGRAREGMVVTKGSFRAGLLLPLSLACDHRVVDGATAALALAEIVRLLQEPDGLLTPARG